A single genomic interval of Streptomyces sp. 1222.5 harbors:
- a CDS encoding GNAT family N-acetyltransferase, producing the protein MYAISLGDDGAELRALEVWHAEELLADIDRGREFIGRHIGLPDVVTDLESARAFLASYAEKRGADAGSLHGIWLDGKLVGGLLFRVWDTPSGVCEAGCWLEPSAAGRGLVTRGMRVLFDWAFEERGMHRVEWHVSSVNEPSIKVARRLGMTREGLLRENYPHRGVRTSTEIWSVLAPEWREARARGARGDH; encoded by the coding sequence ATGTACGCGATATCCCTGGGTGACGACGGCGCGGAACTGCGTGCCCTGGAGGTCTGGCACGCCGAGGAACTGCTGGCCGACATCGACCGGGGACGGGAGTTCATCGGCCGGCACATCGGACTGCCGGACGTGGTGACCGACCTGGAGTCCGCGCGCGCCTTCCTGGCGTCGTACGCCGAGAAGCGCGGTGCCGACGCGGGCAGCCTGCACGGGATATGGCTGGACGGGAAGCTCGTCGGCGGGCTGCTGTTCCGGGTCTGGGACACCCCGAGCGGGGTCTGCGAGGCGGGCTGCTGGCTGGAGCCGTCGGCGGCCGGGCGGGGGCTCGTCACGCGCGGCATGCGGGTGCTGTTCGACTGGGCCTTCGAGGAACGCGGCATGCACCGGGTGGAGTGGCACGTCTCCTCGGTCAACGAGCCCAGCATCAAGGTGGCCCGGCGGCTCGGCATGACCCGCGAGGGACTGCTCCGTGAGAACTATCCGCACCGCGGTGTGCGGACCAGCACCGAGATCTGGTCGGTGCTGGCGCCCGAGTGGCGTGAGGCCCGCGCGCGTGGCGCGCGCGGCGATCATTAA
- a CDS encoding MMPL family transporter: protein MAALARWCVRHRLIAVLLWLLAFGGVTAAAAVAGSAYSNDYGVPGTESGRAARLLQEGFPGLGGDSDTVVWRTADGSVRAAGVERTMTRTLHRIAGLPGVASVSGPYGGHRRHPGHGGHDTHRISEDGRTAYATVTFAQQAEDIGRSEARSVVRVAKAAERDGLQVELGGSAVEVTESPRGHTAEVVGVGVAAVVLLLAFGSLAAALLPIATALVGVGTAYAGIGLLGHAMTVADFAPMLGMLIGLGVGIDYALFIVTRHRRGLKRGLSVTEAAESAVATTGRAIVFAGATVCIALLGMLILRLGFLNGVAVAASLTVVLTVAASVTLLPALLSYIGPRALSRRERRRLAERGPRPELPTGLAARWSALVERRPKLLGSLAVAVVALLATPTLSLHLGTSDQGNDPRASTTRKAYDLLAEGFGPGVDGPLTLVTRVDGGDDKLALDSLDTTLRATRGVASVTPAVFASGGRIAHLTVVPTTAPQSEATSDLVDRLRTKVLPRAETGTSLDVQVGGVTAGYDDFAEVIIGKLPLFVGVVIGFGCLLLLVAFRSLGIPLKAAVMNVAAVAAAFGVVVAVFQWGWGSEPLGLGRAGPIEPFLPVIMVSVLFGLSMDYQVFLVSRMYEEWLETGDNRRAVRVGLAETSRVINSAAVIMISVFLAFVLSGDRVIAMFGIALASAVALDAFVLRTLLVPALMHLLGAANWWLPAWLERRLPRISIEPPECRAAHERLGSVSVEELREEQQHDVRDIPG, encoded by the coding sequence GTGGCAGCCCTCGCGCGTTGGTGCGTCCGCCACCGGCTCATCGCCGTCCTGCTGTGGCTCCTCGCCTTCGGCGGAGTCACCGCGGCGGCCGCCGTGGCCGGTTCGGCGTACTCGAACGACTACGGGGTCCCCGGCACCGAGTCCGGACGCGCCGCCCGGCTGCTGCAGGAGGGCTTCCCCGGCCTCGGCGGCGACAGCGACACCGTCGTCTGGCGCACCGCGGACGGCAGCGTCCGCGCCGCCGGCGTCGAGCGGACCATGACCCGCACCCTGCACCGGATCGCCGGACTGCCCGGCGTGGCCTCGGTGTCCGGCCCCTACGGCGGCCACCGCAGGCACCCGGGCCACGGCGGCCACGACACCCACCGCATCAGCGAGGACGGCCGGACGGCCTACGCGACGGTGACCTTCGCACAGCAGGCCGAGGACATCGGCAGGTCCGAGGCGCGGTCCGTGGTGCGGGTCGCCAAGGCCGCCGAGCGCGACGGGCTCCAGGTGGAACTGGGCGGCAGCGCCGTCGAGGTCACCGAGTCACCGCGCGGCCACACCGCCGAGGTGGTCGGCGTGGGCGTCGCGGCCGTCGTCCTGCTCCTCGCCTTCGGCTCGCTCGCCGCCGCGCTGCTGCCGATCGCCACCGCGCTGGTCGGCGTCGGCACCGCCTACGCGGGCATCGGGCTGCTCGGACACGCCATGACGGTCGCCGACTTCGCACCCATGCTCGGCATGCTGATCGGCCTCGGCGTCGGCATCGACTACGCGCTCTTCATCGTGACCAGGCACCGGCGCGGCCTGAAACGCGGACTGAGCGTCACCGAGGCGGCCGAGAGCGCCGTCGCCACCACCGGGCGCGCGATCGTCTTCGCGGGTGCGACGGTGTGCATCGCCCTGCTGGGCATGCTGATACTGCGGCTGGGCTTCCTCAACGGGGTGGCCGTGGCGGCCTCCTTGACGGTCGTGCTCACCGTCGCGGCCTCCGTGACCCTGCTGCCCGCCCTGCTGTCGTACATCGGACCGCGGGCCCTCAGCCGTCGCGAGCGGCGCCGGCTCGCCGAACGGGGACCGCGCCCGGAACTGCCCACCGGCCTCGCCGCCCGCTGGTCCGCGCTGGTCGAGCGCCGCCCCAAGCTGCTCGGCTCGCTGGCCGTCGCCGTCGTCGCGCTGCTCGCCACGCCGACCCTCTCCCTCCACCTCGGCACCTCCGACCAGGGCAACGACCCCCGCGCCTCCACCACCCGCAAGGCATACGACCTGCTCGCCGAGGGCTTCGGTCCCGGTGTGGACGGGCCCCTCACCCTGGTCACCCGCGTGGACGGCGGCGACGACAAGCTCGCCCTGGACAGCCTCGACACCACGCTGCGCGCCACCCGGGGCGTCGCCTCCGTCACCCCGGCCGTCTTCGCCTCCGGCGGCCGGATCGCCCACCTCACCGTGGTCCCCACCACCGCGCCCCAGTCGGAGGCGACCAGCGACCTCGTGGACCGGCTGCGCACCAAGGTGCTGCCGCGGGCGGAGACCGGCACCTCCCTCGACGTCCAGGTGGGCGGAGTGACCGCCGGTTACGACGACTTCGCCGAGGTGATCATCGGCAAGCTGCCGCTGTTCGTCGGCGTGGTCATCGGATTCGGCTGCCTCCTGCTGCTGGTCGCCTTCCGGTCGCTCGGCATCCCGCTGAAGGCCGCCGTGATGAACGTCGCCGCCGTGGCCGCCGCGTTCGGCGTCGTCGTCGCCGTCTTCCAGTGGGGCTGGGGCAGCGAACCGCTCGGCCTCGGCCGTGCCGGCCCGATCGAGCCCTTCCTGCCGGTGATCATGGTCTCGGTGCTCTTCGGGCTCTCCATGGACTACCAGGTCTTCCTGGTCAGCCGGATGTACGAGGAGTGGCTGGAGACCGGCGACAACCGGCGTGCCGTCCGCGTGGGCCTCGCCGAGACCAGCCGGGTGATCAACTCCGCCGCGGTCATCATGATCTCGGTCTTCCTCGCCTTCGTGCTCAGCGGCGACCGCGTGATCGCCATGTTCGGCATCGCCCTGGCCTCCGCGGTCGCACTCGACGCCTTCGTGCTGCGCACCCTGCTCGTGCCCGCCCTCATGCACCTGCTCGGCGCCGCCAACTGGTGGCTGCCCGCCTGGCTGGAGCGCCGTCTGCCCCGCATCAGCATCGAGCCGCCCGAGTGCCGGGCCGCGCATGAGAGGCTCGGCAGCGTCTCGGTGGAGGAACTGCGGGAGGAGCAGCAGCACGATGTACGCGATATCCCTGGGTGA
- the gatB gene encoding Asp-tRNA(Asn)/Glu-tRNA(Gln) amidotransferase subunit GatB has translation MTTTTDLVSYEDALASYDPVMGLEVHVELGTHTKMFCGCSTALGAEPNSQTCPVCLGLPGALPVVNATGVESAIKIGLALNCEIAEWCRFARKNYFYPDMPKNFQTSQYDEPIAFNGFLDVQLEDGETFRVEIERAHMEEDTGKSTHVGGATGRIHGASHSLLDYNRAGIPLIEIVTKPIEGAGERAPEVAKAYVRELRELIRALGVSEARMEMGQMRCDVNLSLRPNGTTKFGTRSETKNVNSLRSVERAARFEIQRHAAVLSSGGTIIQETRHFHEDTGSTTSGRVKEEAEDYRYFPEPDLVPVAPSREWVEEIRGALPELPLARRTRLLAEWGISATDMQAILNAGALDLIVATIDAGADAASARKWWMGELARSANESGRTLDELAITPQQVARVTELVAKGDLNDKLARQVIEGVLAGEGTPDEVVDKRGLKVVSDEGALTAAVEEAIAGNPGVADKIRGGKVAAAGALVGAVMKATRGQADAARVKELILEKLGVSEG, from the coding sequence GTGACCACCACGACCGACCTGGTGTCGTACGAGGACGCGCTGGCGTCGTACGACCCCGTCATGGGCCTCGAGGTCCATGTCGAACTCGGCACCCACACCAAGATGTTCTGCGGCTGTTCGACCGCGCTCGGTGCGGAGCCGAACTCCCAGACCTGCCCGGTCTGCCTCGGCCTGCCCGGCGCGCTCCCGGTCGTCAACGCGACCGGCGTCGAGTCCGCGATCAAGATCGGTCTCGCGCTGAACTGCGAGATCGCCGAGTGGTGCCGGTTCGCCCGGAAGAACTACTTCTATCCGGACATGCCGAAGAACTTCCAGACCTCCCAGTACGACGAGCCGATCGCCTTCAACGGCTTCCTCGACGTGCAGCTGGAGGACGGCGAAACCTTCCGCGTGGAGATCGAGCGCGCCCACATGGAGGAGGACACCGGCAAGTCGACGCACGTCGGTGGCGCGACGGGCCGTATCCACGGCGCCTCGCACTCCCTCCTCGACTACAACCGCGCGGGCATCCCGCTGATCGAGATCGTCACCAAGCCGATCGAGGGCGCCGGTGAGCGCGCCCCCGAGGTGGCGAAGGCGTACGTCCGCGAGCTGCGCGAGCTGATCCGTGCCCTCGGCGTGTCCGAGGCCCGCATGGAGATGGGCCAGATGCGCTGCGACGTGAACCTGTCGCTGCGTCCGAACGGCACCACGAAGTTCGGCACCCGCTCCGAGACGAAGAACGTCAACTCGCTGCGTTCCGTGGAGCGTGCGGCCCGCTTCGAGATCCAGCGGCACGCGGCCGTGCTGTCCTCGGGCGGCACGATCATCCAGGAGACCCGCCACTTCCACGAGGACACCGGGTCCACGACCTCGGGCCGCGTCAAGGAAGAGGCCGAGGACTACCGGTACTTCCCGGAGCCGGACCTCGTCCCCGTGGCGCCCTCCCGCGAGTGGGTCGAGGAGATCCGCGGCGCGCTGCCCGAACTGCCGCTGGCCCGCCGCACCCGGCTGCTCGCCGAGTGGGGCATCTCCGCCACCGACATGCAGGCGATCCTCAACGCCGGCGCGCTGGACCTGATCGTCGCCACGATCGACGCCGGTGCCGACGCGGCCTCCGCCCGCAAGTGGTGGATGGGCGAACTCGCGCGCAGCGCCAACGAGTCCGGCCGCACGCTGGACGAGCTGGCGATCACGCCGCAGCAGGTGGCCCGGGTCACCGAGCTGGTCGCGAAGGGTGACCTGAACGACAAGCTGGCCCGCCAGGTCATCGAGGGCGTCCTCGCGGGCGAGGGCACCCCGGACGAGGTCGTCGACAAGCGCGGTCTGAAGGTCGTCTCCGACGAGGGCGCGCTGACCGCCGCCGTCGAGGAGGCCATCGCCGGCAACCCGGGCGTCGCGGACAAGATCCGCGGCGGCAAGGTGGCCGCGGCCGGCGCCCTGGTCGGCGCGGTCATGAAGGCCACCCGCGGCCAGGCCGACGCGGCCCGCGTCAAGGAGCTGATCCTGGAGAAGCTGGGCGTCAGCGAGGGCTGA
- the gatA gene encoding Asp-tRNA(Asn)/Glu-tRNA(Gln) amidotransferase subunit GatA, producing the protein MTMTDSNIIKLTAAQTAEKIASGELTAVEVAEAHLARIEAVDEKVHAFLHVDREGALAQARAVDEKRARGEKLGPLAGVPLALKDIFTTEGVPTTVGSKILEGWIPPYDATLTKRLKAADVVILGKTNMDEFAMGSSTENSAYGPTGNPWDLTKIPGGSGGGSSAALASFQAPLAIGTDTGGSIRQPAAVTGTVGVKPTYGAVSRYGMVAFSSSLDQGGPCARTVLDAALLHEVIAGHDPLDSTSIDAPVPPVVEAARNGSVEGMRVGVVKQFRGEGYQAGVIQRFDESVELLKGLGAEIVELDCPSFDLALSAYYLIAPSECSSNLARFDGLRYGRRTGDDGGHSAEEVTSLTREAGFGAEVKRRIMLGTYALSSGYYDAYYGSAQKVRTLIKQDFDKAFEQVDVIVSPTTPTTAFAIGERADDPMAMYLADLCTIPTNLAGNAAMSLPCGLAPEDNLPVGLQIIAPVMKDDRLYKVGAAVEAAFVEKWGHPLIEEAPSL; encoded by the coding sequence CTGACCATGACGGACAGCAACATCATCAAGCTCACGGCGGCGCAGACCGCCGAGAAGATCGCCTCCGGTGAGCTGACGGCCGTCGAGGTCGCCGAGGCCCACCTCGCCCGGATCGAGGCCGTCGACGAGAAGGTGCACGCCTTCCTGCACGTCGACCGTGAGGGCGCCCTCGCCCAGGCCCGCGCCGTGGACGAGAAGCGCGCCCGCGGCGAGAAGCTCGGCCCGCTGGCCGGCGTCCCGCTCGCGCTGAAGGACATCTTCACCACCGAGGGCGTGCCGACGACCGTCGGCTCGAAGATCCTCGAGGGCTGGATCCCGCCGTACGACGCGACGCTCACCAAGCGGCTGAAGGCCGCCGACGTCGTCATCCTCGGCAAGACCAACATGGACGAGTTCGCCATGGGCTCCTCCACCGAGAACAGCGCCTACGGACCGACCGGCAACCCCTGGGACCTCACCAAGATCCCCGGCGGCTCCGGCGGCGGTTCGTCCGCCGCGCTCGCCTCCTTCCAGGCCCCGCTCGCCATCGGCACCGACACCGGCGGCTCCATCCGCCAGCCGGCCGCCGTCACCGGCACGGTCGGCGTGAAGCCGACGTACGGCGCGGTCTCCCGCTACGGCATGGTCGCCTTCTCGTCCTCCCTCGACCAGGGCGGCCCCTGCGCCCGTACGGTCCTGGACGCGGCCCTGCTGCACGAGGTCATCGCCGGGCACGACCCGCTCGACTCCACCTCCATCGACGCCCCGGTCCCGCCGGTCGTCGAGGCCGCGCGCAACGGCAGCGTCGAGGGCATGCGGGTCGGTGTGGTCAAGCAGTTCCGCGGCGAGGGCTACCAGGCCGGTGTCATCCAGCGCTTCGACGAGTCCGTCGAGCTGCTGAAGGGGCTGGGCGCGGAGATCGTCGAGCTGGACTGCCCGTCCTTCGACCTCGCGCTGTCGGCGTACTACCTGATCGCGCCGTCCGAGTGCTCCTCCAACCTCGCACGCTTCGACGGCCTGCGTTACGGCCGGCGCACCGGCGACGACGGCGGCCACTCGGCCGAGGAGGTCACCTCCCTCACCCGTGAGGCGGGCTTCGGTGCCGAGGTCAAGCGCCGCATCATGCTCGGCACGTACGCCCTGAGCTCCGGCTACTACGACGCGTACTACGGCAGCGCCCAGAAGGTCCGTACGCTGATCAAGCAGGACTTCGACAAGGCGTTCGAGCAGGTCGACGTGATCGTCTCCCCGACGACCCCGACCACGGCCTTCGCGATCGGCGAGCGTGCCGACGACCCGATGGCGATGTATCTCGCGGACCTGTGCACCATCCCGACCAACCTGGCGGGCAACGCGGCCATGTCCCTGCCCTGCGGCCTCGCCCCGGAGGACAACCTCCCGGTCGGTCTGCAGATCATCGCCCCGGTGATGAAGGACGACAGGCTGTACAAGGTCGGCGCCGCCGTCGAGGCCGCCTTCGTGGAAAAGTGGGGGCACCCGCTGATCGAGGAGGCTCCGTCGCTGTGA
- the gatC gene encoding Asp-tRNA(Asn)/Glu-tRNA(Gln) amidotransferase subunit GatC yields MPSITREEVAHLARLARLELKPEELDHFAGQLDDIIGAVARVSEVADQDVPPTSHPLPLTNVMRADEVRPSLTPEQALSGAPAQEQQRFKVPQILGED; encoded by the coding sequence ATGCCGAGCATCACGCGCGAGGAGGTCGCCCACCTCGCCCGGCTGGCGCGTCTGGAGCTGAAGCCCGAAGAACTCGACCACTTCGCAGGCCAGCTGGACGACATCATCGGCGCGGTCGCCCGCGTCAGCGAGGTCGCCGACCAGGACGTACCGCCGACCTCTCACCCGCTCCCGCTGACGAACGTCATGCGGGCGGACGAGGTCCGTCCCTCGCTCACCCCCGAGCAGGCGCTCTCCGGCGCCCCGGCCCAGGAGCAGCAGCGTTTCAAGGTGCCGCAGATCCTGGGGGAGGACTGA
- a CDS encoding cupin domain-containing protein, with translation MSLFVPKFDDTVLVRDAEAEVVGGAPTSVKLLADSSASGGALSTVRVTLTEGADGARPHLHRNSAEMFFLLDGEAELLSGDDVVTARSGDLVVVPPDRPHAFAAAPGSTADILIVITPGVERFEYFRHLRRIRLGEVTPESLLEVQELYDNHFLRSESWDGRHR, from the coding sequence ATGTCGCTGTTCGTCCCGAAGTTCGACGACACCGTGCTCGTCCGTGACGCGGAGGCCGAGGTGGTCGGCGGAGCGCCCACCAGTGTCAAGCTGCTCGCCGACAGCAGCGCCAGCGGAGGCGCGCTGTCCACCGTCCGGGTCACCCTCACGGAGGGCGCCGACGGCGCCCGCCCGCACCTGCACCGCAACTCCGCGGAGATGTTCTTCCTGCTCGACGGCGAGGCCGAGCTGCTGTCCGGCGACGACGTCGTCACCGCCCGGTCCGGCGACCTGGTCGTCGTGCCGCCCGACCGGCCGCACGCCTTCGCCGCCGCCCCCGGCAGCACGGCCGACATCCTGATCGTCATCACCCCGGGCGTCGAGCGCTTCGAGTACTTCCGCCACCTGCGGCGCATCCGCCTCGGCGAGGTCACCCCGGAGAGCCTGCTGGAGGTCCAGGAGCTGTACGACAACCACTTCCTGCGCAGCGAGTCCTGGGACGGGCGGCACCGCTGA
- a CDS encoding DUF4267 domain-containing protein, with translation MTVTAYTLAVLLDLFCVFLGYRFLFQPGSAATGYGAPADPHGDAGAYLSVKGLRDGTLGVAGLAVLAFAGAHAEAWFMLAVALVPFGDTLIVLRNGGTKAVAFGIHFATAIVVLISAGLLFAV, from the coding sequence ATGACCGTCACCGCGTACACCCTCGCCGTTCTGCTCGACCTGTTCTGCGTGTTCCTCGGCTACCGGTTCCTGTTCCAGCCGGGCTCCGCCGCCACCGGCTACGGCGCCCCGGCCGACCCGCACGGCGACGCCGGCGCCTACCTGTCGGTCAAGGGGCTTCGCGACGGCACCCTCGGCGTGGCCGGCCTCGCCGTGCTGGCCTTCGCCGGAGCGCACGCCGAGGCCTGGTTCATGCTGGCCGTCGCCCTCGTCCCGTTCGGCGACACGCTGATAGTCCTGCGCAACGGCGGCACGAAAGCCGTCGCCTTCGGGATCCACTTCGCCACCGCGATCGTTGTACTGATCAGTGCCGGCCTGCTCTTCGCGGTCTGA
- a CDS encoding TetR/AcrR family transcriptional regulator → MSIQTRRERERAERERLIVTAARELAETEGWGAVTTRRLAAEIEYSQPVLYSHFEGKGAIMTAVALEGFGELAAELRTARTGARDRRGALWAVAAAYTSFAGRRPALYDAMFTHLVDLPSATQGAPAPLWEAFNELLWAVEPIAVGDDDPGPLTETFWAGLHGLATLMRSGRLPEPTHERRLALLVGHFAGRGRGSAARTHSGGSAS, encoded by the coding sequence GTGTCGATCCAGACGCGCCGGGAGCGCGAACGAGCGGAACGCGAGCGGCTGATCGTCACGGCCGCACGGGAGCTGGCCGAGACCGAGGGCTGGGGCGCGGTGACGACCCGCCGACTGGCGGCCGAGATCGAGTACAGCCAGCCGGTGCTCTACAGCCACTTCGAGGGCAAGGGCGCGATCATGACGGCCGTCGCCCTGGAGGGGTTCGGCGAGTTGGCGGCCGAGCTGCGGACGGCGCGGACGGGTGCGCGGGACAGGCGGGGGGCGCTCTGGGCGGTCGCGGCGGCGTACACGTCCTTCGCCGGGCGGCGGCCCGCCCTCTACGACGCGATGTTCACCCACCTGGTGGACCTGCCGTCCGCCACGCAGGGGGCACCGGCGCCGCTGTGGGAGGCGTTCAACGAACTGCTGTGGGCGGTGGAGCCGATCGCGGTCGGCGACGACGACCCCGGCCCGCTCACGGAGACCTTCTGGGCGGGCCTGCACGGTCTGGCGACCCTGATGCGCAGCGGCCGCCTCCCTGAGCCCACCCACGAACGCCGCCTGGCCCTGCTGGTCGGCCACTTCGCGGGGCGCGGCCGAGGCTCGGCGGCCCGCACGCACAGCGGTGGCTCCGCTTCATGA
- a CDS encoding bifunctional diguanylate cyclase/phosphodiesterase, whose protein sequence is MEPTESAAPDSWLRRRADAWRGSRWTGRHEGRTGGPPRPTAPGTTVEPHLPVPLAIEPAPGLTEADSARHPSWPTPPSAVVAAAGLVLGAGFYRAFTGHHALFPCHTVGLSLALLTGLIVGHLVMLGRARWVGGTGSGAALTLAVLLLYGWVSAGMVSLTVVVLVGIARRHRWRQGVLHGAVDILGIAAGALLLGAFGRVPSVEEPWRPDSWSLTTAPAFVLVAGAYLAVSRGLLWYLNAPRGKVPTVARTTLVRQGLVAVALLGIAPLLCVVADAQPILLPLFAIPLIALDSTLWMARARAEEQLRDPLTGLPNRQWLLERIWTALDDAERIGARSALMLIDLDRFRSVNDTLGHLAGDRLLLQIADRLRLALPRGAEAARLGGDEFAVLLPVADSTTSATRVARGLVTELSSPLDLDGLTLVLEASAGVAVFPDHALDAEGLLRRADVAMYQAKRDRTGVEVYESKRDSNTPDRLGLLGDLRRALDAHEVQLHYQPKVRFDGQVAGLEALVRWVHPERGKVPPDEFIAIAESSGLMPHLTEYVLETALGQVARWRAQGLYVPVAVNVSPRDVHTPGFAGSVAARLARHGVPAGALQLEITEHVLLEDPQRAADTLAGLTGHGVKMSLDDFGTGYSSLVHLRRLPVSELKIDRSFVARLAVDAQDAEIVRCTVDLAHSLGLLVVAEGVEDDETWERLRDLGCDAVQGWLVAAAMPPEETTAWLLARGSRGWQRPRAALPAAE, encoded by the coding sequence ATGGAACCGACCGAGAGCGCCGCCCCGGACTCATGGCTGCGCCGTCGCGCCGACGCGTGGCGGGGAAGCCGGTGGACGGGTCGGCACGAAGGACGGACGGGCGGCCCGCCGCGCCCGACCGCACCCGGCACCACCGTCGAACCGCACCTCCCGGTACCCCTGGCCATCGAGCCCGCCCCCGGCCTGACCGAGGCCGACTCCGCACGGCACCCGTCCTGGCCCACGCCGCCCTCGGCGGTCGTGGCCGCGGCCGGGCTCGTCCTCGGTGCCGGCTTCTACCGTGCCTTCACCGGCCATCACGCCCTCTTCCCGTGCCACACGGTCGGCCTGTCGCTGGCTCTGCTGACCGGCCTCATCGTCGGACACCTCGTCATGCTGGGGCGCGCCCGCTGGGTGGGCGGCACCGGGTCCGGCGCCGCCCTCACCCTGGCCGTGCTGCTGCTGTACGGCTGGGTGTCCGCCGGCATGGTCAGCCTCACCGTCGTCGTCCTCGTCGGCATCGCCCGGCGCCACCGCTGGCGGCAGGGCGTCCTGCACGGCGCGGTGGACATCCTCGGCATCGCCGCGGGCGCCCTGCTGCTCGGCGCGTTCGGCCGGGTCCCGAGCGTCGAGGAGCCCTGGCGGCCCGACAGCTGGAGCCTCACGACCGCCCCCGCGTTCGTACTCGTCGCGGGCGCCTACCTCGCGGTGAGCCGCGGTCTGCTCTGGTACCTGAACGCCCCGCGCGGCAAGGTGCCCACCGTCGCCCGTACCACCCTGGTCAGACAGGGCCTCGTCGCCGTCGCCCTGCTCGGCATAGCGCCCCTGCTCTGTGTCGTCGCGGACGCGCAGCCGATCCTGCTGCCGCTGTTCGCCATCCCGCTCATCGCCCTCGACTCCACCCTCTGGATGGCCCGCGCCCGCGCCGAGGAGCAGCTGCGCGACCCGCTCACCGGGCTGCCCAACCGGCAGTGGCTGCTGGAGCGGATCTGGACCGCGCTCGACGACGCGGAACGCATCGGCGCCCGCTCCGCCCTCATGCTGATCGACCTCGACCGGTTCCGCTCGGTGAACGACACCCTGGGCCATCTCGCCGGTGACCGGCTGCTGCTGCAGATCGCCGACCGGCTGCGGCTCGCCCTGCCGCGCGGGGCGGAGGCCGCGCGACTCGGCGGTGACGAGTTCGCCGTGTTACTTCCCGTCGCCGACTCCACCACCTCGGCCACCCGGGTCGCCCGCGGGCTCGTCACCGAGCTCAGCTCCCCGCTCGATCTCGACGGACTCACCCTCGTGCTGGAGGCCAGCGCCGGAGTCGCCGTATTCCCGGACCACGCCCTGGACGCCGAAGGGCTGCTGCGCCGGGCCGATGTGGCGATGTACCAGGCGAAGAGGGACCGTACGGGCGTCGAGGTGTACGAGTCCAAGCGGGACTCCAACACCCCGGACCGGCTGGGCCTGCTGGGCGATCTGCGCCGGGCGCTGGACGCGCACGAGGTGCAGCTGCACTACCAGCCGAAGGTCCGCTTCGACGGCCAGGTCGCCGGTCTGGAGGCGCTGGTGCGCTGGGTGCACCCGGAGCGGGGGAAGGTTCCGCCGGACGAGTTCATCGCGATCGCCGAGTCCTCCGGTCTGATGCCCCATCTGACGGAGTACGTCCTGGAGACCGCGCTCGGGCAGGTCGCCCGGTGGCGCGCGCAGGGCCTGTACGTCCCGGTGGCGGTCAACGTGTCCCCGCGCGACGTCCACACGCCCGGCTTCGCCGGATCGGTCGCCGCACGGCTGGCCCGGCACGGGGTCCCGGCCGGGGCGCTCCAGCTGGAGATCACCGAGCACGTCCTGCTGGAGGACCCGCAGCGCGCCGCCGACACGCTGGCCGGGCTCACCGGCCACGGAGTGAAGATGTCCCTGGACGACTTCGGCACCGGGTACTCGTCGCTGGTCCATCTGCGGCGGCTGCCCGTCAGCGAGCTGAAGATCGACCGTTCCTTCGTGGCCCGTCTGGCCGTCGACGCCCAGGACGCGGAGATCGTGCGCTGCACCGTCGACCTGGCGCATTCGCTGGGCCTGCTCGTCGTCGCCGAGGGTGTGGAGGACGACGAGACCTGGGAGCGGCTGCGGGACCTCGGCTGCGACGCGGTACAGGGCTGGCTGGTCGCCGCGGCGATGCCGCCGGAGGAGACGACGGCCTGGCTGCTGGCCCGCGGCTCCCGGGGCTGGCAGCGCCCGAGAGCGGCCCTGCCGGCCGCGGAGTAA